The genomic window GTTCGTGAGGCCATCGAAGCCCAATTAAAAGAAGAAGCGTATCTACGTGAAAAAATCCAAGAAGGGTTGGATAGTGGAAAACCCGAACCATGGGATGCGCAAGACATCATTCGACGGGGACATGAACGCCTTGAAACACGCAAAGGGGCTATCACTCCCTGATGCCGAAAATCACTCTCCTGCCTGCCGCCAGACATGACCTGGATGAGATATGGGACTACATCGCCGAGGCTAACCTTCCCGCAGCCGATAGACTTATTGAAACCATCGATCAGAAACTAAGCCTGCTTGCGGAAAGGCCGAAATTAGGCGCGGTACGGTTTCGCCTTATTCCCGGTCTGCGTATCTTTCCGGTAGGAAATTACAATATTTTTTACCGGTCTGCCGATACCGGGATTGAAGTGATTCGAGTATTGCAAGCATCGCGCGATACTGAAGGGAAATTTTAGAAAACATTAAAGCGAGTAGGTTCAGAATATAATGACAGTGGGAGATTATGAGGTAACAGGGTCACTTCCAGAATTCATGTAAAATTGGTATTAGAGATTGGTTTTATAGGGAAGGACCAATGTCAAAACCGTATTTTTCTGTTCAATTGCCCCCGATGGTCCTTGATGGAGTTTTCATTTCTTCCGAGAAGAAAAAAAAGACTAAAGGGGTTGCTGCCTGACGCCGTGATCCACAACATTGACAATTACTCCTGACCACTGACCACTGTTATTATCTTACGCCAGGCTTTTTCTCCATTTCTCCATATCTTCCCATTCTTCTTTCAATGCAGCGCAAACCACGTCGCAAATGCGGAAGACCATATCGCTGCCGATGCGATAAAGAATCTTGGTCCCTTCGCGGCGGCATGTTACCAGTCCCGCTTTTTGCAAGGCGTTCAAATTCGCTGACGCCGTACCATGCTTCAATCCTGCTTTTTCGGCGATTTCGCCAACGCTTAATTCTCCCTCCTTCAACATTTGCAGGATTTTAAGCCGCGTTGGTTCCGACATCGCTTTCAATCGCGATCCGATCAGCGTCAGCAATTCGTCGTTCATGGGCGCAGCTTTCCCTTTTACGGTTTGATGGGGCGCGCGTTGGTTCTTTTCCGAGTTCTTCATTTATTTGCCTTGCATTTTTTCTTTTTTCCATTATACTATGATATAATAGTATAGTCAATCAAAAAACGCCGCTTCGCTCTTTTCCATATTTTTGATTTCATTGACCGAATAGCGGCGAGTCAAGGAGGCATCCTGATGACCGTCGAAAGAATCGTCCGCATCGTCGCTGGTTTCTTTATTCTGCTCAGCCTGGCGTTGAGCGTATGGCATTCGCATTGGTGGCTGCTCTTCACCGCCTTTGTCGGATTGAATTTATTTCAATCCGGTTTTACCCAATTCTGCCCGTTGGAAATTATTCTCGTTAAAATGAATGTTCCTACTTGCGCATCCAAGGAGAAAAACCATGCCTCGTGATCTATTTCAAATTCTTATCTTCGTCGTTCTTTGGTTTTTGCTCATGCGGTTCATTCTTCCTGCGCTGGGCGTTCCCACTTGCATGGGCGGCGCTTGCCAGATCAAGCGGGAAGAAAAAATGAAAGCCGAGAAGGAGCGGGTGAATGAATCCATCCAAGAATAAGCGCATCGTCATCATCGGCGGCGTAGCGGCGGGAACCAAAACTGCCGCTAAAGCCCGCCGGCAAGATCCGCAGGCGGAGATTGTTTTGTTTACGGATGAAGAATACATCTCCTACGCGGGTTGCGGCGAGCCGTATTACGTCAGCGGAGATATCCCGAAACGAGAAATGCTGCTGGCGCGGACGCCGGAACAGTTCGAGGAACTGATGGGGATTCGAATTTTTACTCTTCATCGCGTTTCACGCATCGATCCAGAGAAAAAAAACATTGAAGTGAAAGACCTTCGCAATGGCGCCGCTCGTCTGGAATCGTTCGACGCTCTAGTCATCGCCACAGGCGCGTCGCCCATCGTCCCGCCGATTCCAGGCGTCCAATTGCGCGGCGTATTCACGTTGCGGACAGTTCCAGATGCGGAGGATATCCGGGAGCGGATCGATTCCGGCGCCGTCAAGCGGGCCGTCGTAGTCGGGGGCGGGTTTATCGGCCTGGAAATGGCGGAAAGTTTTGTACGGCGGGGCGTTCATGTTACCGTGATCGAACGCTTGCCGCAACTGGCTCCGCCTTACGACGCGGAGGTCGCCTCCATGCTTTTGATTGAGGCGCGCAGTAAAGGCATACGCGTATTGTTGAATACGACTCTGGAAGAGATTTTGGACGATGAAAAAAAGAACGTGCGCGCCGTAAAAGCGGGGGGTGAGGAAATTCCCGCGGATTTGGTTTTGTTATCCGTAGGCGCTCGGCCCAATACGCGCCTGGCTCAGGACGCGGGGATC from Candidatus Omnitrophota bacterium includes these protein-coding regions:
- a CDS encoding ribbon-helix-helix protein, CopG family, with amino-acid sequence MNITLPDDLKKKIEDAVKDTDTDIEDFVREAIEAQLKEEAYLREKIQEGLDSGKPEPWDAQDIIRRGHERLETRKGAITP
- a CDS encoding type II toxin-antitoxin system RelE/ParE family toxin gives rise to the protein MPKITLLPAARHDLDEIWDYIAEANLPAADRLIETIDQKLSLLAERPKLGAVRFRLIPGLRIFPVGNYNIFYRSADTGIEVIRVLQASRDTEGKF
- a CDS encoding metalloregulator ArsR/SmtB family transcription factor: MKNSEKNQRAPHQTVKGKAAPMNDELLTLIGSRLKAMSEPTRLKILQMLKEGELSVGEIAEKAGLKHGTASANLNALQKAGLVTCRREGTKILYRIGSDMVFRICDVVCAALKEEWEDMEKWRKSLA
- a CDS encoding DUF2892 domain-containing protein, whose protein sequence is MTVERIVRIVAGFFILLSLALSVWHSHWWLLFTAFVGLNLFQSGFTQFCPLEIILVKMNVPTCASKEKNHAS